One Cellulomonas sp. Y8 DNA segment encodes these proteins:
- the rfbB gene encoding dTDP-glucose 4,6-dehydratase — MHILVTGGAGFIGSNFVHQVVREHPEVKVTVLDALTYAGDEKSLAPVWDRITFAKGSITDHDVVDDLVKSSDVVVHFAAESHNDNSLHDPWPFVHTNVIGTYTLLEAVRRHDVRYHHISTDEVYGDLELDDPAKFTPDTPYNPSSPYSSTKASSDLLVRAWARSFGVRATISNCSNNYGPYQHVEKFIPRQITNVIDGVRPKLYGTGENVRDWIHVEDHNSAVWDIITKGRLGETYLIGADGEENNKSVVELILELTGQPSDAYDLVSDRPGHDLRYAIDATKLRTELGWEPRYTTFRDGLAATIEWYQANEAWWRPQKDATEAKYAQLGR; from the coding sequence GTGCACATCCTCGTCACCGGCGGAGCCGGCTTCATCGGCTCCAACTTCGTCCACCAGGTCGTGCGCGAGCACCCCGAGGTCAAGGTCACCGTGCTCGACGCGCTGACCTACGCGGGCGACGAGAAGAGCCTCGCCCCGGTCTGGGACCGGATCACCTTCGCGAAGGGCAGCATCACCGACCACGACGTCGTGGACGACCTGGTGAAGAGCAGCGACGTCGTCGTGCACTTCGCCGCCGAGTCGCACAACGACAACTCGCTGCACGACCCGTGGCCGTTCGTGCACACCAACGTCATCGGCACGTACACGCTGCTCGAGGCCGTGCGGCGCCACGACGTCCGGTACCACCACATCTCCACCGACGAGGTCTACGGCGACCTGGAGCTCGACGACCCGGCCAAGTTCACGCCGGACACCCCGTACAACCCGTCGAGCCCGTACTCCTCCACCAAGGCGTCCTCGGACCTGCTGGTGCGCGCCTGGGCACGGTCGTTCGGCGTGCGCGCCACCATCTCGAACTGCTCGAACAACTACGGCCCGTACCAGCACGTCGAGAAGTTCATCCCGCGCCAGATCACGAACGTGATCGACGGCGTGCGACCGAAGCTCTACGGCACCGGGGAGAACGTCCGCGACTGGATCCACGTCGAGGACCACAACTCGGCCGTCTGGGACATCATCACGAAGGGCCGCCTCGGCGAGACCTACCTGATCGGCGCGGACGGCGAGGAGAACAACAAGTCCGTCGTCGAGCTGATCCTCGAGCTGACCGGGCAGCCGTCGGACGCCTACGACCTGGTGAGCGACCGCCCGGGCCACGACCTGCGGTACGCCATCGACGCGACCAAGCTCCGCACCGAGCTCGGCTGGGAGCCGCGGTACACGACGTTCCGGGACGGCCTCGCCGCCACGATCGAGTGGTACCAGGCCAACGAGGCCTGGTGGCGGCCGCAGAAGGACGCCACGGAGGCGAAGTACGCGCAGCTCGGCCGCTGA
- a CDS encoding LCP family protein, whose protein sequence is MLRGAALAVVAVLCFGASGAAALYVQLNGNINTIDASDLIQALPEPVATATGPADPDDPNAGRDVNILLMGSDERDGENEAIGGYVGGMRSDTTIVAHISADRTRVELISIPRDSLVDIPSCTMSSGETTSPQRNAMFNSAFALGADRGGDIASAAACAVNTVQQNTGVRIDHFVVVDFAGFTKMVDAIGGVPICIPNDMDAPKAGLVLSAGEQTLDGATALAFARARTGKGVGDGSDTNRLGRQQELLAAVVRELLSKNMLTDITQLIRFLDSATESLSIDSGFSSISDMAGLAYSLRSASADNISFMTIPFAAAPSDPNRVVWTSEADTIWANVAADQPMLAGTGDDPSTTDPGTTDPGTTDPGTGAGTETPTAPAPAATTQTREAGKEAFSAGDVTAVCG, encoded by the coding sequence GTGCTGCGGGGCGCAGCGCTCGCCGTCGTCGCCGTGCTCTGCTTCGGCGCCTCGGGCGCCGCGGCGCTGTACGTCCAGCTCAACGGCAACATCAACACGATCGACGCGAGCGACCTGATCCAGGCGCTGCCCGAGCCCGTCGCGACCGCCACGGGCCCCGCCGACCCGGACGACCCGAACGCGGGACGCGACGTGAACATCCTGCTGATGGGCTCGGACGAGCGGGACGGCGAGAACGAGGCCATCGGCGGCTACGTCGGCGGCATGCGGTCCGACACCACGATCGTCGCGCACATCTCGGCGGACCGGACCCGGGTCGAGCTCATCTCGATCCCCCGCGACTCGCTCGTCGACATCCCGTCCTGCACGATGTCGTCCGGCGAGACCACCTCCCCCCAGCGGAACGCGATGTTCAACTCCGCGTTCGCGCTCGGGGCCGACCGGGGCGGCGACATCGCCTCGGCGGCGGCGTGCGCCGTGAACACCGTGCAGCAGAACACCGGCGTGCGGATCGACCACTTCGTCGTGGTGGACTTCGCCGGGTTCACCAAGATGGTCGACGCCATCGGCGGCGTCCCCATCTGCATCCCGAACGACATGGACGCCCCGAAGGCCGGGCTGGTGCTCTCCGCCGGCGAGCAGACGCTGGACGGCGCGACCGCCCTCGCGTTCGCCCGCGCCCGCACCGGCAAGGGCGTCGGCGACGGCTCGGACACCAACCGCCTCGGCCGCCAGCAGGAGCTGCTGGCCGCCGTGGTCCGCGAGCTGCTGAGCAAGAACATGCTCACGGACATCACGCAGCTGATCCGGTTCCTCGACTCGGCCACCGAGTCGCTGTCGATCGACTCCGGGTTCAGCTCGATCTCCGACATGGCCGGGCTCGCCTACAGCCTCCGGAGCGCGTCGGCTGACAACATCTCCTTCATGACGATCCCGTTCGCGGCAGCGCCGAGCGACCCGAACCGGGTGGTGTGGACCTCGGAGGCCGACACGATCTGGGCGAACGTCGCGGCCGACCAGCCGATGCTCGCCGGGACCGGCGACGACCCGTCGACCACGGACCCGGGCACGACCGACCCGGGGACCACCGACCCCGGAACCGGGGCCGGCACGGAGACGCCGACGGCGCCCGCGCCCGCGGCCACCACCCAGACCCGCGAGGCGGGCAAGGAGGCGTTCTCGGCCGGCGACGTCACCGCGGTCTGCGGCTGA
- a CDS encoding LCP family protein gives MVAAVVVVALVLLLAWPVGLVLWANGKVQHVAALSGAADTPGTTYLLAGSDSREDGAIEDPDTVGARTDTILLLQVPDSGPAALISLPRDTYVDIPGHDPSKLNAAFSWGGAPLLVQTVEQLTGLTVDHYVEIGFGGVEQIVDALGGVELCLDGSTGITFPLDDKNSGLVWDAPGCKTVDGVQALAYSRMRYSDPSGDIGRGLRQRALISAVAAKAENPALLFQPGKQVSLIDSGTAVLTASDETGIVDLGRLALGFRAATGPGGITGTPPIKSLDYRPGNAGSTVLLDPDQTPSFFAAIRDGSLEPGVVGGVPGT, from the coding sequence GTGGTCGCCGCCGTGGTGGTCGTCGCGCTCGTGCTGCTGCTGGCCTGGCCCGTGGGCCTGGTGCTGTGGGCGAACGGCAAGGTCCAGCACGTCGCCGCGCTGTCGGGCGCGGCGGACACCCCGGGCACCACGTACCTGCTCGCCGGTTCCGACTCCCGCGAGGACGGTGCCATCGAGGACCCCGACACGGTCGGTGCGCGCACCGACACGATCCTGCTGCTGCAGGTCCCGGACTCCGGGCCCGCCGCGCTGATCTCGCTGCCGCGGGACACCTACGTCGACATCCCGGGGCACGACCCGAGCAAGCTGAACGCCGCGTTCTCCTGGGGCGGCGCCCCGCTGCTGGTCCAGACGGTCGAGCAGCTGACGGGCCTCACGGTCGACCACTACGTGGAGATCGGCTTCGGCGGCGTCGAGCAGATCGTCGACGCGCTCGGCGGGGTCGAGCTGTGCCTCGACGGCAGCACCGGGATCACGTTCCCGCTGGACGACAAGAACTCCGGCCTGGTCTGGGACGCCCCGGGCTGCAAGACCGTCGACGGCGTCCAGGCGCTCGCCTACTCGCGCATGCGCTACTCCGACCCGTCCGGCGACATCGGTCGAGGGCTGCGGCAGCGCGCGCTGATCAGCGCGGTGGCCGCCAAGGCCGAGAACCCGGCGCTGCTCTTCCAGCCGGGCAAGCAGGTCTCGCTGATCGACTCCGGGACCGCCGTGCTGACGGCGAGCGACGAGACGGGCATCGTCGACCTCGGCCGACTGGCCCTCGGGTTCCGCGCGGCCACGGGTCCCGGCGGCATCACCGGCACCCCGCCCATCAAGAGCCTGGACTACCGCCCCGGCAACGCCGGGTCCACCGTGCTCCTCGACCCGGACCAGACGCCGTCCTTCTTCGCGGCGATCCGGGACGGCTCCCTCGAGCCGGGCGTGGTCGGGGGCGTCCCCGGCACCTGA
- the purE gene encoding 5-(carboxyamino)imidazole ribonucleotide mutase, whose translation MATPLVGIVMGSDSDWPVMEAAAEALAEFDVPVEVDVVSAHRQPDKMVAYGREAAGRGLRAIIAGAGGAAHLPGMLAAVTPLPVIGVPVPLARLDGMDSLLSIVQMPAGVPVATVSIGGARNAGLLAARILGAGTDETARRLAAAMLAFQDDLRAQADAKGERLRSLHGDGRRPAVGFGG comes from the coding sequence ATGGCCACCCCGCTCGTCGGCATCGTCATGGGCTCGGACTCGGACTGGCCCGTCATGGAGGCGGCGGCCGAGGCGCTCGCCGAGTTCGACGTCCCGGTGGAGGTCGACGTCGTCTCCGCGCACCGGCAGCCGGACAAGATGGTCGCCTACGGCCGCGAGGCCGCCGGGCGCGGGCTGCGGGCGATCATCGCGGGCGCGGGCGGGGCGGCCCACCTGCCGGGCATGCTCGCGGCGGTCACGCCGCTGCCCGTGATCGGCGTGCCGGTGCCGCTGGCCCGGCTCGACGGGATGGACTCGCTGCTGTCGATCGTGCAGATGCCCGCGGGGGTGCCGGTGGCGACGGTGTCGATCGGCGGCGCCCGCAACGCCGGGCTGCTCGCCGCCCGCATCCTCGGGGCGGGCACCGACGAGACGGCTCGCCGGCTCGCGGCGGCGATGCTCGCGTTCCAGGACGACCTGCGCGCGCAGGCGGACGCCAAGGGCGAGCGGCTGCGCTCCCTGCACGGCGACGGCCGCCGCCCCGCGGTGGGCTTCGGCGGCTGA
- a CDS encoding 5-(carboxyamino)imidazole ribonucleotide synthase, whose product MAAPVVAVVGGGQLARMMAPAATALGVHLRVLVEDAVSSAAQVVVDAPVGAAADPVAVEALVVGADALTFEHEHVPNGLLTELQDRGVAVRPGPDALVHAQDKIVMRTRLTALGVPCPRWAPLDSADDLAAFLAAGDGTAVVKTARGGYDGKGVRVVRSADEAADWLTAAADGTGAPLLAEERVPFTRELAALVARTPSGEVRTWPVVESVQRDGVCAEVVAPAPDLDPRTAATAERIAREVAVGLGVTGVLAVELFEVADPEGGAPRVLVNELAMRPHNSGHWTIDGAVTSQFEQHLRAVLDLPLGGTEARAPWTVMANVLGSTRAALTDGLAEVAALDPGAKVHLYGKGVRPGRKLGHVTVSGDDLADVRRRAVAAAAVLRGDTPA is encoded by the coding sequence GTGGCAGCACCCGTGGTGGCAGTGGTCGGTGGTGGGCAGCTCGCCCGCATGATGGCGCCCGCGGCGACGGCGCTCGGCGTGCACCTGCGGGTGCTGGTCGAGGACGCCGTGTCGTCGGCGGCGCAGGTGGTGGTCGACGCGCCCGTGGGCGCGGCGGCGGACCCGGTGGCCGTCGAGGCGCTCGTGGTCGGCGCGGACGCGCTCACCTTCGAGCACGAGCACGTGCCGAACGGCCTGCTCACCGAGCTGCAGGACCGCGGCGTCGCCGTGCGCCCCGGCCCGGACGCGCTGGTGCACGCGCAGGACAAGATCGTGATGCGCACCCGGCTGACGGCGCTCGGCGTGCCGTGCCCGCGGTGGGCGCCGCTGGACTCGGCCGACGACCTCGCCGCGTTCCTCGCGGCCGGCGACGGCACCGCCGTGGTGAAGACCGCGCGCGGCGGCTACGACGGCAAGGGCGTGCGGGTCGTGCGGTCCGCCGACGAGGCTGCCGACTGGCTGACGGCGGCCGCCGACGGCACCGGGGCCCCGCTGCTGGCCGAGGAGCGGGTGCCGTTCACCCGGGAGCTGGCCGCGCTCGTGGCCCGCACGCCGTCCGGCGAGGTGCGGACCTGGCCGGTCGTCGAGTCGGTGCAGCGCGACGGCGTGTGCGCCGAGGTGGTCGCCCCGGCGCCCGACCTCGACCCGCGCACCGCCGCCACCGCGGAGCGGATCGCCCGCGAGGTGGCCGTGGGCCTGGGCGTCACCGGCGTGCTCGCGGTCGAGCTGTTCGAGGTCGCGGACCCCGAGGGCGGCGCCCCGCGCGTGCTGGTGAACGAGCTGGCGATGCGCCCGCACAACTCGGGGCACTGGACGATCGACGGCGCGGTGACCAGCCAGTTCGAGCAGCACCTGCGCGCCGTGCTCGACCTCCCGCTCGGCGGCACCGAGGCGCGCGCGCCCTGGACCGTGATGGCCAACGTGCTGGGCTCGACGCGCGCCGCGCTCACCGACGGCCTTGCCGAGGTGGCCGCCCTCGACCCCGGCGCGAAGGTGCACCTGTACGGCAAGGGCGTGCGCCCCGGCCGCAAGCTCGGGCACGTGACCGTGTCCGGGGACGACCTGGCCGACGTGCGGCGCCGGGCGGTCGCCGCGGCGGCCGTGCTGCGCGGCGACACACCCGCCTGA
- a CDS encoding GtrA family protein, producing the protein MTPSGAPRLAAAPGPAPEARPGLLHGLLYRMPRRSLRDRALELVRFGSVGTVAFVVDLGTYNLLRFGPVDALHGKPLTARIIAVVLATLVSWLGSRHWTFAGQSKHRGGRELLLFSAINVVGIGFTVGTLWFSHYVLGHSGPFSDNVANVIGIVLGTVVRYVGYKMFVFTGSAGLPVALAEVGHESRAADDPTHAPPAPGPLPHPRLTRD; encoded by the coding sequence GTGACTCCCTCCGGTGCGCCCCGCCTCGCGGCCGCACCGGGACCCGCCCCCGAGGCCCGTCCCGGACTGCTGCACGGCCTGCTCTACCGCATGCCACGCCGGTCCCTGCGCGACCGGGCCCTCGAGCTGGTCCGGTTCGGCTCGGTCGGCACGGTCGCGTTCGTCGTCGACCTCGGCACGTACAACCTGCTGCGGTTCGGCCCGGTCGACGCGCTGCACGGCAAGCCGCTGACCGCGCGCATCATCGCCGTCGTGCTCGCGACGCTGGTGTCCTGGCTCGGCAGCCGGCACTGGACGTTCGCCGGCCAGAGCAAGCACCGGGGCGGGCGCGAGCTGCTGCTGTTCTCCGCGATCAACGTCGTCGGCATCGGGTTCACCGTCGGCACGCTGTGGTTCTCGCACTACGTGCTGGGCCACTCCGGGCCGTTCTCGGACAACGTCGCGAACGTCATCGGCATCGTGCTGGGCACGGTCGTGCGGTACGTGGGCTACAAGATGTTCGTGTTCACGGGCTCCGCGGGCCTGCCGGTCGCGCTGGCCGAGGTGGGCCACGAGTCCCGCGCGGCGGACGACCCGACCCACGCGCCGCCCGCTCCGGGGCCGCTCCCGCACCCCCGCCTCACCCGGGACTGA
- a CDS encoding ATP-binding protein, translated as MRRRVLQATIAAVTVAVVLLGFPLAFLGAQYVRDNEIGSLETRASDLARQIDSRVQEGTPLSDTMLEPYVDRGGGVAVSIFVVTTDGARYQAGPDVPERAITITETSTTGARITMYAPWWDVFLMSAQIMGLVVAAAIVAFAAGIAMAIWQANRLAAPLVYLAASAEQLGSGQVRPQLEPSGVEEIDLVAAELARSADRMAGRLAAERQFASDASHQLRTPLTALTMRLEEIMLASDDPAVREEARISLEQVERLVTVVDDLLTRSRRAQGGTTEAIRLGDVVHQQEEEWRPTFEAEGRRLVIEVDPKAQVLATPGALAQVLATLIENSLRHGGGTTTVRSRAGAARSVVVEVADEGDGVPDDLAPRIFEREVTSGKGTGLGLALARDLASADGARLELAQRRPAVFALFLAGVPAAMAPDVVLPRGSVISPRSERARRAALRRGHLRATRGHPRWVGEGRDARR; from the coding sequence GTGCGCCGCCGCGTCCTCCAGGCCACCATCGCGGCCGTCACGGTGGCGGTCGTCCTGCTCGGGTTCCCGCTCGCCTTCCTCGGCGCGCAGTACGTCCGGGACAACGAGATCGGGTCGCTCGAGACCCGTGCGTCCGACCTGGCGCGGCAGATCGACAGCCGCGTCCAGGAGGGCACGCCGCTGTCCGACACCATGCTCGAGCCGTACGTCGACCGCGGCGGCGGCGTCGCGGTGAGCATCTTCGTCGTCACCACCGACGGCGCCCGGTACCAGGCGGGCCCCGACGTGCCCGAGCGCGCCATCACGATCACCGAGACGTCCACCACCGGCGCCCGGATCACGATGTACGCCCCGTGGTGGGACGTGTTCCTCATGAGCGCGCAGATCATGGGGCTGGTCGTGGCGGCCGCGATCGTCGCCTTCGCGGCCGGCATCGCCATGGCCATCTGGCAGGCGAACCGGCTGGCCGCCCCGCTGGTCTACCTGGCGGCCTCCGCCGAGCAGCTGGGCTCCGGGCAGGTGCGCCCGCAGCTGGAGCCGTCCGGGGTCGAGGAGATCGACCTCGTCGCGGCCGAGCTCGCCCGCAGCGCCGACCGGATGGCGGGTCGGCTCGCCGCCGAGCGCCAGTTCGCCTCCGACGCGTCCCACCAGCTCCGCACCCCGCTGACCGCGCTGACGATGCGGCTCGAGGAGATCATGCTGGCCTCCGACGACCCCGCGGTGCGCGAGGAGGCGCGGATCTCGCTGGAGCAGGTCGAGCGGCTGGTCACGGTCGTCGACGACCTGCTGACCCGCTCCCGGCGCGCCCAGGGCGGCACCACCGAGGCGATCCGGCTGGGCGACGTCGTGCACCAGCAGGAGGAGGAGTGGCGGCCGACCTTCGAGGCCGAGGGCCGTCGCCTCGTCATCGAGGTCGACCCGAAGGCGCAGGTGCTCGCCACCCCCGGCGCGCTGGCCCAGGTGCTGGCGACGCTCATCGAGAACTCGCTGCGGCACGGCGGCGGCACGACCACGGTCCGGTCCCGGGCGGGCGCGGCGCGGTCGGTCGTGGTCGAGGTGGCCGACGAGGGCGACGGCGTCCCGGACGACCTGGCGCCGCGGATCTTCGAGCGCGAGGTCACCTCGGGCAAGGGCACCGGCCTCGGCCTGGCGCTGGCGCGGGACCTGGCGTCGGCCGACGGGGCGCGGCTCGAGCTCGCGCAGCGGCGGCCGGCGGTGTTCGCGCTGTTCCTCGCGGGCGTGCCGGCGGCGATGGCGCCCGACGTGGTGCTGCCGCGCGGGTCGGTCATCTCGCCGCGTTCCGAGCGGGCGCGCCGGGCGGCGCTGAGGCGCGGGCACCTACGCGCCACCCGCGGTCACCCCCGGTGGGTGGGGGAGGGGCGCGACGCGCGGCGCTAG
- a CDS encoding response regulator transcription factor translates to MTQVLLAEDDPAIAEPLARALGREGYDVRVQGTGQGAIDRASEADLVVLDLGLPDMDGLDVARAIRNQGLTTPVLVLTARADEVDLVVGLDAGADDYVTKPFRLAELLARVRALLRRTGGDTPDEDELRSQDVRVDVAAHRAFQAERELHLTAKEFDLLRVLVGAAGTVVARETLMREVWGSDPTGSTKTLDMHVSWLRRKLGDDASAPRYISTVRGMGFRFESGEGNRG, encoded by the coding sequence ATGACGCAGGTGCTGCTGGCGGAGGACGATCCCGCGATTGCCGAGCCTTTGGCGCGGGCACTGGGCCGGGAGGGCTACGACGTCCGGGTCCAGGGCACCGGTCAGGGGGCCATCGACCGCGCGAGCGAGGCCGACCTCGTGGTGCTCGACCTCGGGCTGCCGGACATGGACGGGCTCGACGTGGCGCGCGCCATCCGGAACCAGGGCCTGACCACGCCCGTGCTGGTGCTGACCGCCCGCGCCGACGAGGTGGACCTGGTCGTAGGGCTCGACGCGGGCGCCGACGACTACGTGACCAAGCCGTTCCGGCTGGCCGAGCTGCTCGCCCGCGTGCGGGCCCTGCTGCGGCGCACCGGCGGGGACACCCCGGACGAGGACGAGCTGCGCAGCCAGGACGTCCGCGTCGACGTCGCGGCGCACCGCGCGTTCCAGGCGGAGCGCGAGCTGCACCTCACCGCCAAGGAGTTCGACCTGCTCCGCGTGCTGGTCGGCGCGGCGGGCACCGTCGTCGCCCGCGAGACGCTCATGCGCGAGGTGTGGGGCTCCGACCCGACCGGCTCCACCAAGACGCTCGACATGCACGTGTCGTGGCTGCGCCGCAAGCTCGGCGACGACGCGAGCGCGCCCCGCTACATCAGCACGGTGCGGGGGATGGGCTTCCGGTTCGAGTCCGGCGAGGGCAACCGGGGCTGA
- a CDS encoding sensor histidine kinase, with protein sequence MTWWERLTRWEERHQLGIDVGAMVLTGLVVVPLGASMAPNWGLGSYAGAALAALAWAPLGWRRTHPVASVVSVYVACLLHLLVGVPLLLPSDLAVLLALYSVTVHGPRWAHLTAMGSALVGNLFMVSGLLLQSWAGSAAEMAASAIALWLFASVTALAVWAFGLVRRSRRVTIAALRDRAERLEVERDQQARIATAAERTRIAREMHDIVAHSLSVVVAQADGGRYAAAADPEAATRALGTIAETGRAALADMRRLLGVLREPERVPGAPAAPGATGPAGPAAAAAPYTPQPAEHDLESLVEQVRSSGVRASLVRMGTPRRLPPGIGLTVYRICQEALTNVLKHGGPDVTVTVLAQWQAAALVLEITDDGRGAAADSDGAGQGLLGMRERATMVGGTLSAGPRPGGGFRVRAELPLPPGAPADDRAAAPGTLG encoded by the coding sequence ATGACGTGGTGGGAACGCCTCACGCGGTGGGAGGAACGCCACCAGCTCGGGATCGACGTCGGCGCGATGGTGCTGACGGGTCTCGTCGTCGTGCCCCTCGGGGCCAGCATGGCGCCGAACTGGGGGCTCGGCTCCTACGCCGGGGCCGCGCTGGCCGCGCTCGCCTGGGCGCCGCTGGGCTGGCGGCGGACGCACCCGGTCGCCTCGGTGGTGAGCGTCTACGTCGCCTGCCTCCTGCACCTGCTGGTCGGCGTGCCGCTGCTGCTGCCGTCGGACCTGGCGGTGCTGCTCGCGCTGTACTCGGTCACGGTGCACGGGCCGCGGTGGGCCCACCTCACGGCGATGGGTTCGGCGCTCGTCGGGAACCTGTTCATGGTGTCCGGGCTGCTGCTGCAGTCCTGGGCCGGCAGCGCCGCGGAGATGGCGGCGTCCGCGATCGCCCTGTGGCTGTTCGCCTCCGTCACCGCGCTGGCCGTGTGGGCGTTCGGCCTCGTCCGGCGCTCGCGACGAGTGACGATCGCCGCGCTGCGCGACCGCGCGGAGCGGCTGGAGGTCGAGCGCGACCAGCAGGCGCGGATCGCCACCGCCGCCGAGCGCACCCGGATCGCGCGCGAGATGCACGACATCGTCGCCCACTCGCTCTCCGTCGTCGTGGCCCAGGCGGACGGCGGCCGGTACGCGGCCGCGGCGGACCCCGAGGCGGCGACGCGCGCGCTCGGCACGATCGCCGAGACCGGGCGGGCGGCGCTGGCCGACATGCGCCGGCTGCTCGGGGTGCTGCGGGAGCCGGAGCGGGTGCCGGGCGCGCCGGCCGCGCCGGGTGCGACGGGTCCCGCAGGCCCGGCCGCGGCCGCCGCGCCCTACACCCCGCAGCCAGCCGAGCACGACCTCGAGTCCCTGGTCGAGCAGGTCCGCTCCTCCGGGGTCCGGGCGTCGCTCGTCCGCATGGGCACGCCGCGCCGGCTGCCCCCGGGCATCGGCCTGACGGTGTACCGGATCTGCCAGGAGGCGCTGACCAACGTGCTCAAGCACGGCGGCCCCGACGTGACCGTCACCGTGCTCGCGCAGTGGCAGGCCGCGGCGCTGGTGCTGGAGATCACCGACGACGGCCGGGGCGCCGCGGCGGACTCCGACGGCGCCGGGCAGGGCCTGCTCGGCATGCGGGAGCGCGCGACGATGGTCGGCGGCACCCTGAGCGCCGGCCCGCGTCCGGGCGGCGGGTTCCGGGTGCGCGCCGAGCTGCCGCTGCCCCCGGGCGCGCCGGCGGACGACCGGGCCGCCGCGCCCGGCACCCTAGGCTGA
- a CDS encoding response regulator transcription factor encodes MSAIRVGLVDDQQLVRAGFRLVIDSQPDLEVVLEAGDGAQAVQALTAGTAQAGVLGPVDVVLMDVRMPHLDGLAATEQIVAAGTPEHPAPRIIVLTTFDIDEYVLAAIRAGASGFLLKDTPPEDMLDAIRTVHRGDAVIAPSSTRRLLEHLVTALPAEQQQASAGAEALATLTDREREVLVLMARGRSNTEIGEDLFVAEATVKTHVGRILAKLGARDRVQAVVVAYETGLVVPGA; translated from the coding sequence ATGTCCGCCATCCGCGTCGGCCTCGTCGACGACCAGCAGCTCGTGCGCGCCGGGTTCCGCCTGGTCATCGACTCCCAGCCCGACCTCGAGGTGGTCCTGGAGGCCGGCGACGGCGCCCAGGCCGTCCAGGCGCTCACCGCGGGCACCGCGCAGGCCGGCGTCCTCGGCCCGGTCGACGTCGTGCTGATGGACGTCCGGATGCCGCACCTCGACGGCCTCGCCGCCACCGAGCAGATCGTCGCCGCGGGCACGCCCGAGCACCCCGCGCCGCGGATCATCGTGCTCACCACGTTCGACATCGACGAGTACGTGCTCGCCGCCATCCGCGCGGGGGCGAGCGGCTTCCTGCTCAAGGACACGCCGCCCGAGGACATGCTCGACGCGATCCGCACGGTGCACCGCGGCGACGCGGTCATCGCCCCGTCGTCGACCCGGCGGCTGCTGGAGCACCTGGTCACGGCCCTGCCCGCCGAGCAGCAGCAGGCGTCCGCCGGTGCCGAGGCGCTCGCGACGCTCACCGACCGCGAGCGCGAGGTGCTGGTGCTGATGGCCCGCGGTCGGTCGAACACCGAGATCGGCGAGGACCTGTTCGTCGCCGAGGCCACCGTCAAGACGCACGTCGGGCGGATCCTCGCGAAGCTGGGCGCCCGGGACCGGGTGCAGGCGGTCGTCGTGGCGTACGAGACCGGCCTGGTCGTCCCCGGGGCCTGA
- a CDS encoding ABC transporter ATP-binding protein — protein sequence MPPHAAAPQHREAAVRARGLTKVYGRGEAEVRALAGVDVDFAAGEFTAIMGPSGSGKSTLMHVLAGLDAATSGSAFLGQTDVTTLDDDALTRLRRDRVGFVFQSFNLLPMFTAEQNILLPLELAGAKADRAWFDTLVATLGLGQRLTHRPSELSGGQQQRVAIARALIAKPEVVFADEPTGNLDSRSGAEVLSFLRRSVRELGRTIIMVTHDPTAAAYADRVVLLADGRIAGDIVDPTPEAVLAGLDALRQLEVTETAVGS from the coding sequence ATCCCCCCGCACGCCGCGGCACCGCAGCACCGGGAGGCCGCCGTCCGCGCCCGCGGCCTGACCAAGGTCTACGGCCGCGGCGAGGCCGAGGTGCGCGCGCTCGCCGGGGTGGACGTCGACTTCGCGGCCGGCGAGTTCACCGCGATCATGGGCCCGTCGGGGTCCGGCAAGTCGACGCTCATGCACGTGCTCGCCGGCCTGGACGCGGCGACCTCCGGGTCCGCGTTCCTCGGGCAGACGGACGTCACGACGCTCGACGACGACGCCCTCACCCGGCTGCGCCGCGACCGGGTCGGCTTCGTGTTCCAGTCGTTCAACCTGCTGCCGATGTTCACGGCGGAGCAGAACATCCTGCTGCCGCTCGAGCTCGCCGGCGCCAAGGCCGACCGCGCCTGGTTCGACACCCTGGTCGCGACCCTCGGCCTCGGCCAGCGGCTCACGCACCGCCCGTCCGAGCTGTCGGGCGGCCAGCAGCAGCGCGTCGCGATCGCCCGCGCCCTGATCGCGAAGCCCGAGGTCGTGTTCGCCGACGAGCCCACCGGCAACCTCGACTCGCGCTCCGGCGCCGAGGTGCTGAGCTTCCTGCGCCGCTCCGTCCGCGAGCTCGGCCGCACGATCATCATGGTCACGCACGACCCGACCGCCGCGGCCTACGCCGACCGCGTGGTGCTGCTCGCCGACGGGCGGATCGCCGGCGACATCGTCGACCCGACCCCCGAGGCCGTGCTCGCCGGGCTGGACGCGCTGCGCCAGCTCGAGGTCACCGAGACGGCGGTGGGTTCCTGA